From a single Vibrio toranzoniae genomic region:
- the ihfB gene encoding integration host factor subunit beta, giving the protein MTKSELIERLCAEQTHLSAKEIEDAVKDILEHMASTLESGDRIEIRGFGSFSLHYREPRVGRNPKTGDKVELEGKYVPHFKPGKELRERVNSGL; this is encoded by the coding sequence ATGACTAAGTCTGAATTGATTGAAAGACTGTGCGCTGAGCAAACGCACCTTTCTGCTAAAGAAATTGAAGACGCTGTAAAAGACATTTTAGAGCATATGGCTTCAACATTAGAAAGTGGTGATCGAATCGAAATTCGCGGTTTTGGTAGCTTTTCTCTTCACTACCGTGAACCTCGTGTTGGACGTAATCCAAAGACTGGCGACAAGGTAGAATTGGAAGGTAAATACGTTCCTCACTTTAAACCGGGTAAAGAGCTACGTGAAAGAGTAAATTCAGGATTGTAG